The genomic window GGCTCGGTGGTGGACTGCCTGCACCGGCTGGCGACGCGAGCCGGCGAATTTATTTTCATCCCGAGTGGCCGGCTGCACGCCATTGACGCCGGAAACGTGATTTTCGAAATCCAACAGAACAGCGATACCACTTACCGCGTTTTCGATTGGAACCGGCTCGGCCTTGATGGGAAGCCGCGCCGGCTGCACGTGGACGAGTCGCTTGCGGCGATCGATTTTGACGACCACGAACCCGGGCTCGGCCAGGCGGAAGGCGAACAGCTGGTCCATTGCCGGCATTTCCGCGTGGAACGATGGCAGCTGCAAACGGAGCGGCGGGCACATGAGCCGGGTCATTTTGCCGTCTTTCAGGTCGCGCAGGGTGTCGTGCGTTGTGGCGGGCGACTTTTCAATGCGGGCGACCTTTTCCTGGTTCCGGCAGTTTCCGCCGCGACCGTTGCGCCGGTTCGGGGGCCGGTCGTGTTGCTTCGGACCGTCGCGGGCTGAGAGTTTGCACCCCGCGATAAATTGACTCGCGAGGGTTTATTGTTAGGCTGGCCTTGTGATACTTTTCACAAGGTCGGCTCTCCGCGCTTCCGCTGCGGCGAAGCTTCAGAATGCGGTTGAGCTGATTCGACCTCAGCTTGCTACCGTCGAAGAGCGCATCCGCGAGCAGGCCCGTGCTTTTGACCCGGCCATCGAAGACTACGTCGCCTATGCCTGCGGCACAAACGGAAAACGGCTGCGGCCGGTTCTGGTTCTTCTGGCCGGGGCGGCAACGGGGCCCCTCGAGTCCGGGCACGTGGACCTGGCGGTTATCCTTGAACTTATCCACCTGGCCACCCTGGTCCATGACGACATCATGGACGGGGCGGAGATCCGGCGCTCGAAACCGACCACCAATGCCAAATGGGGCAACACGCTGGCCGTTCTACTCGGGGACTGCCTTTTTGCCCATGCGTTAAAGCTTGCCGCCTCTTTCCCGGATAACGAAATCTGCCGCCGGATCGCGGAGGCGGCCAGCAACGTTTGCTCAGGGGAAATCATTCAGACGCGGCACCGGTTTGATCTTAAGCTGACCATTCCCGATTATTTTCGCATCATTGAAATGAAGACCGCTGCACTGTTTGCGGCGGCGGGGGAACTCGGCGCCTACGTCAGCGACGCGGATCCGGGCCTGGTCCTGGCCTTGAAAACGTATGGGCTCAAGCTGGGCACAGCCTACCAGGTGTACGATGACTGCCTTGACCTCGCCGGAAGTGAGGACAGCGTCGGCAAGACCCTCGGCCTTGACCTCCGGCGAGGCAAGCTGACCCTGCCCGTTCTTTACCTTCTGCAGGAGGCCAGCCGTGAGGAACACCGGCAGTTCAGCGAAATCTTGCTCCGCGCCACGCCGGAAAACGCCTTGGCGGACCTCGTGAAAGAGGTGGTGCGGCGGGGTTGTCTCCGGCGCGCCGTGGAAACGGCCAAAAAGATGGTGATCGAGGCGCAGACGGAAATTCAGCCCCTCGCGCGCAACCGTTATGCGGTGGCCCTGCAGGACGTGGCCGCGTTTTTGTCGAATACGGTTGATCAGCTAGCCGCCGTGGCCTAACATCGTTTGCGCGTGTTCTGAGTGCATGCGCCACGTCACGATCCAGGAATTGCCGTCGCAGGAGAGGCCGCGGGAGAAACTTTTGACCCGTGGAATCGACAGCCTCACGGATGCTGAAATCCTGGCGATCCTCTTGCGCACAGGCGTTTCCGGCAAGAACGCGGTGACCCTCGCGCAGGACCTGCTCGCGCATTACGGGTCCCTCGCCCAGCTGGCCCGCGCTCCCGCCCTTGAACTCGCCGGGCACCACGGCGTCGGCCAAGCAAAAGCGGTTCAGTTGAGCGCCGCATTCGGGCTGGGTTCACGTCTGGCCACAGAGAAGGCGTTCGGCGGAGCCCTGGACACGCCCGAACTCATCTATCAGCTCCTCTGGCAGGAGTTTCGTCTGCTCGACCGGGAATCGCTGCGGGTGGTCCTGCTCGACACCCGTTACCGGCTGATCGCCGTGCGCGAGGTCTCCCGCGGAACGGTCAACGAGAGCCTCGCCCACCCGCGCGAGATTTTTAAGCCCGCGATTACGCATTCCGCTTACGCCTTTGTCCTGGCCCATAACCACCCGTCCGGCGACCCCTCGCCCAGCGATGCCGATTTACGGCTCACCCGCAAAGTTCGCGAAGCCGCGGGTCTCCTGCAGATCCAGATGCTCGATCACCTGATCTGCGGGGTGGCCGGCAACGGTAAGCCGGGCTATTTCAGCTTTAAAGAGGCCGGCCTGCTCGGGTGAGGGATCTCCGCCAGGGGCTCGTGCTTTTCGAGGCGAAAGGGGGTCGCAGGGCCGATCCCGCGCGGGCCTTTGATTGACCGTCAGCGCTGAGGGGCCGACGGCCCGTTTTCCGGCTTGCTGCCCTTCCGGGGCAAAGACCGGCTCAACCTTCCTGAGAATGGTATAATACCATCCAGACAGTTATCCCGGTAGAAGGTCGGCTCAGGGGGTCCCGGCGCCTGCGCCTCGACAACACCCGCCGGGGCTGAGCCGGCGTCGCGCGAGCGGCATGGCCCGTAGCGGCTGGGCAGACCGGCCCCAAACGTGACCTGCCAGGGGTGCCATAACTACTCTAAAGAATTGAACGGTTAGAAATTCGACGGCAAAGCAGGCTGGAAGGCGGCAGCCCGTCGTATAGGCTACGACCCTGACGGAAGGGTAGGGCGTGTTCCGAATCCGCACCCCTGAAGTTCTGAGGAAGCAAAGGTTGCATATACGGCCACCGCGGGTGCGGGGGCCGTTTTGCAACGTCGGAAGCAGGCGCCCGGCTCAGCTCGCACCGCCCCCAGGTAATTTATTTTATAGATGTGCTATCCCGGCGCGGTGCGACGTGGCGCCGCCACCCTGCCCCATCGCCGCCGGAACGCGCCCGGAAACCCGGCCAGGGTCACCGTCTCGGCCGGGATTCGTCTTGCTTGCCAAACGCGACGTCATCGTCTTTCATGGAAAGCGCCATGAGGTTGACCATCGTTCTAGCGCTGCTGATGGGTGTTTCGGGCGTCCGGGCGGATCAAACAAGTGATCAGGACGTTGAACGCGCCCGGGCAGCCGCGGGGCTTGATTGCGGCTGGCAATTCGTCAGCGTGCAGTACGAGTTGGGTGAAGCCCGCATCACCTTTCAGCGGGCCGATAAACGCCTCACGCTGTATTTCACGCCGGGAACGTTCAGGTTTTGAAGGACGAACGCCGATCCCGACTGCCGGCGCCGGACCGCAAAAAGGATGGTTGAGCCTCTGGCATCAATGGCCGCCTCCAGCGCTTTGCGCGTGCGCGCCTGTAGCCGGCGTAAAAACGTCTTGAGCTTCGAAAAGGCGCCCTCGATCGGGTTGTAAATCCGGGCTCTAGCGCGGCAAGAACGCCAACTGGCAGCCGCCGGCTTCGATGCGCTGGCGCACCGCTGCGGCTTTACACCAGTTTTCACGTTTTTTTCAGCCGTCTTTGCCCCTCCGAGGACCGTTCCATCACACATTTTCCATGTCGCTTGTCCTATCTGTGTTGGAATCTAACCAAATACGTTACCCCCTGTTTTCGCACCGATGAGGGCTTTGGGCCGTTTGGATCCCCTCGGCCGCTTCGCGCAACACCGTCGCCAAGACTTGCGGCGGCGCCGGCTTTACCAGGTGCGCACGAAAGCCGGCGGCCTGACTTCTGGCTTTGGCCTGGTGGCTGCCCCAGCCGCTTATGGCGATGGCCCACGCCGGCGCGCGGTTTGCCTCCCGCAGACGCAGCAGCAGCTCCCAGCCGTCGCCGTCGGGCAACTGCAGGTCGCTTAAGAGCAGGTCAAACGGCTCCTCGACCGCGGCAAGGGCCAGGGCCTCCTGCAGGCCCTGGGCGAAACGCGCCTGGTGGCCGAGCACCCCCAAAAACAGGGCGAGGCTTTGACGGGTGTCGGCGTGGTCCTCGACGACCAGGATGCGCAGGGGCCGCTTGGGCGTTGGGCATCGCGCGTCGTCACTGGGAGAACTCTTCATCCCGTAGTGGCTACTCGCGGCTCGCGGCCCAGGCGGTTTCCCTGCCCGCGCCGTTTTCAGGCGGGCGCAGGCAACTCCACCGTGAAGGTGGCCCCTTGACCCTCCCCGGCGCTGGCGGCCAAAAGCCGGCCGCCGTGGGCCTGAACGATGGCTTGCGCGATCGCCAGTCCCAACCCCAGGCCACCGAGGGCCAGCGGCACATTGGAGGCTCCCCGTTCGAACGCGTCAAAGATTCTTGGCAGCAGCTCCGGGCTGATCCCGGCGCCGGTATCGGCCACCTCGACGGCCACGCCCCCGCCTGCCAAGTCGCGGCTGCGCACGGTGACCGCGCCGCCTTCCGGCGTGAATTTGGCCGCGTTCTGCAGGAGATTCCAAAACACCTGTCGCAGGCGTGCCGGGTCGCCCGTGAGCCGGGGCCGGCTCGCCTCCAGATTCACCGTGACTTGCAAGCCCTTGGCGGCCAGGTCGCCCCGGCAGATCTCCAGGCCTTCGCGCACGCAGGCGTGCAGGTCCAGGGGCACGGGCCTCAACTCGAGTTTGCCGTGCACCACCCGGGAGACGTCCAGCAGATCGTCGATGAGCTGGGCTTCCACCTCCACGTTGCGGCCGATCAGCGCAAGGGCGTCCCGGGCGGCGGCTGAGAACTGGGCGTCCTGCTCCAAGGCGAACAGGGTCAGCTGAATGGGGGTCAAGGGTGTGCGCAATTCGTGAGAGAGCGCCGCCAAAAACCGGTCCTTGGCCCGGTTCGCTTCCTCGGCCTCCTTGCGAGCGGCCTGCTCGGCGGCCAGCAGTCGCGCCCGCTCATCTTCGGCGGCTTTGCGCTCGGTCAGGTCGCGGCAGATCTTGGCAAAGCCCAGCAAGGTCCCGGTTTCCTCATCTCGTAGCGATACGATGAGCTCGTCGCCCCAGAAGCGCTCGCCGCCTTTGCGTACCCGCCAGTCTTCCTCGTGCGAACGGCCGTGGGCGGCCGCTTCTTGCAACTGGCGCTGCGGCCGGCCGGCGGCCACCTGCTCGGGCGGGTAAAACATCGAGACGTGCCGGCCCAGCACCTCCGATTCCGCGTAGCCCTTGAGCCGCGCGGCTCCCTCGTTCCAGTGAGTGACGCGGCCTCCGGGGTTCAGCAGGATAATGGCGTAGTCCTGGACCGAATGGACCAAGAGCCGGAAGCGTTCCTCAGCTTGCCGGCGGGCCAGTTGGGCTTGGTGCATCGCGGTCAGGTCGCGCAGGATCTTGAGAAAACCGGGCGCCCGGCCGCCATTGGGCAGCGGCGCCATGGTGCCGCTGCCCCAGAAACGGCTGCCGTCCTTGCGCAGGTACCAACGTTCGTCTTCGGCGTGCCCCGCGCGCCGGGCCGTCTCGCGTTCGTTTTGCGGCGTGCCCCCGGCGCGGTCTTCCGGGGTGAAAATCACGTCGCCGCTGTGGCCGACGATCTCGGCGCTGGCGTAGCCCAGGATAGCTTCCGCACCGGAATTCCAGGAGGTAACGAGTCCCTGGATGTCCACGGTGAAAATGGCGTGGTCGCGCGCGCCCTCCACGATGAGCCGCAGGCGCGCTTCGCTGGCGCGAAGCGCCTCTTCGGCCGCTTTGCGCTCGGTGATGTCCACGAACGTGAGCACCACCCCGGCGACGTGGTCCTCGGCGTTGCGGTAAGGCAAGAGTCGCGCCAAGTACCAGCGGCTCCCGGCACTGGCCACCTCGCGCTCCAGGGGCGCAAGCTGTTCCAATGCCTGTGCGGCATCGGCATCCAGCGACGCGTAGTCCAGCCGGTGACGCTGGTCGGCCAACGGCCGGCCCACGTCGGTCTGGATGAGGCTAAACAGCTTGACCGCCGCCGGCGTGTAGCGCTGAATCCGTAACTGGTGGTCCAAAAAGATGGTGGCGATGTCGGTCGCAGCCATCAGGTTCTGCAGGTCGTTGTTGGCACGGGCTACCTCCTCAACCCGCGCTTTGAGTTCCTGGTTGACGGTGCCCAGCTCCTCGTTGATGGCCTGCAGTTCTTCGTTGGAGGACTTCAACTCCTCCAGGGAGGCCTCGTATTCCTCCACCGTCGCGCGTTGCTGGGCCTTGAGCTGCTCGAGCTCCGCCTCGAGGTGACGGCTGACGGGCTCGGCCGGCGGCGCCGGAGCGGCCTCGAGCTGTTCAAGCTCCGTGACCATCTGCTCTTCAAAGATCACCAGCAGCAAGCCAGGCACGAGCCTCTCGGCAGGTTGCACCCGCAGGGTGACGCGCCGGAGCGCGCCGTCCAGCTCCACCGGGACGCCGCCAACTTCCGCCGGCTTGCCGGTTTGAACCGCGCGGAACAAGGCCGTGCGCAGCTCCAGGCGCAGCATCGGGTGCACGACGCGCAGCAGCTCCAAGCTGGGTTGGCCGCGGCTAAACTGCAGGTAGCGATCGGCCCGCGCAGACAGGTGGACGATGCGGTGTTCCGAATCGATGAGGAGCGAGGCGGGCGCAAAGCGTTCCACGGCCCGAAAATGCAACGCCTCCCACATAAAGGGGGACGGTTCGTCCAAGCCCCCAGGCTCGGGCGACGCGGGCGTAAGGGCCGTCGGGACCGGGCGCCTGCCCTTGACGAGCGAGGGGTGAAGGCGCGGTTCAAGCGCCCCAGGCCGGGTAGGCGCACCCGGCAACGGCGGCGGCAACACCGGCCGCTCCACGGCTTGGCGCGCGTAGAGCCGGTGCTTTTTGTCGCGCGCCGCGAATAACGCGCTAGCCTCGTCGACCGATTCGGCTGAGCCCAGGAACAGCACCCCCTTCGGCCGCAGCGCAAAGTGAAACAGGCTGAGCGCGCGCCCCTGGGCCTCGCGGTTCAGGTAAATGAGCAAGTTGCGGCACGACACCAGGTCCAGGTGCGAAAAGGGTGAGTCGCGCAGCACGTCGTGCACAGCAAAGAGCACCGTCTCGCGCAACGCGCGGTTGACCCGGTAACCGTCGGGGCTGGGGGTGAAAAAACGCCGCAGCCGCTCCTCGGACACGTCCGCGGCGATCGTGTCGGGGTAGAGGCCCGCGCGCGCCGCCCGCAGCGACGCCTCGTCCAAATCGGTGGCAAAGACCTGGATCGAGGGAGGTGACGTCTGCGCGGCGGCGTGCTCGGCCAGGAGCATGGCAATTGAATAGGCCTCCTCGCCCGTGGCGCAGCCCGCCACCCAGACGCGCACGTGATCGCCGCCCTTCTTCTCGTGGAAAAAGCGCGGCACCTCGGCGTCCAAGGCCTGAAAGGCCGCGGGGTCGCGGAAGAAGTTGGTCACGCTGATCAAGAGGTCTTGCAGCAGCGCACCCGCCTCGCCCGGATGGGTGCGCAGGAACTGAACGTAACTCGGCAAATCGGCCAGCCCGTTGACCTGCAGCCGGCGCGCCAGCCGGCGCAAGACCGTGGCGCGCTTGTAAGCGTTGAAGTCGTGGCCGGTGCGCACCCGAAGGAAAGCCAGCACCTCGCGCAAGGCTGCCTCGGCGTCGGAGCCCTCTGCAGGCGACGCTTCGGAGGGCAGCCGCAGCCGCTCCGCCTGGCGGTAGAAGCCCAGCAGCCGCTCGGGCATCTCGGCCGCCGGCAGCACCCAATCGACCATGCCGGTGGCGATCGCCGCGCGCGGCATACCGTCGTGCTCAGCCTCACCCGGCTCTTGCGCGATGGTCAGCCCGCCGCGCTCCTTGACCCGCTTGAGGCCGATCGCCCCGTCGCCGTTGGCCCCCGACAAGACAATGGCGCTAGCCCGCAGCCCCTGGGCATCGGCCAGGGCACGGAAAAACAGGTCGACGGTCCCCCGTTTGGCCCGTTCGGGCCACGGCTCCGAAAGCCGCAACCGCCCGTGCGCCAACGACAGCTCCTTGGCCGACGGGATGACGTACACGCAGTTGGGTTCCACCCGGACTGCCTCGCGCACCTGCCGGACCGGCATGGGCGTCGCGCGCTGCAGGATCTCGGCCAGCGCGCTTTCGTGCTCCGGCGCCAAATGCACGACGACCACAAAAGCTAAGCCGCTATCGGCTGGCGTCGCTTGAAAAAAGGTCTGCAAGGCCCCTAAGCTGCCGGCCGAACCGCCCAACCCCACCACCGGCACGCCGTCCTCTTGGGGGCCCGGGATGACCTCGTCCAGCCGTTCGTCGAGCGCCTCGCCGGACCCTGGCGCGGCTTCGGCCGATGCCGCTGGATGCGGGGTGGGCATGGCCTCCGGCGCGTCGCCGGCTTGCGGGCGAGCCACGCTCGACTCCGAAGAGGAACCAGAGAAGTCCTCAGGCATATGCGACAGGACGTTTGCCGGGCGCCTCGCGCCCGTCGCCTGAATGTAAAATTTCTAGGGAGTGATTGCAACTGTGGTCAGCCCGTCGCGTGCTGCACTTCACTTAATACCGATTGCGGATCAACCGGATAGTTTACCCGTGCTTGGCCCGTGAGGTGCTGTGTGAAGAAAATCTGGCAAATTCCCAGCCGGTCATTGGATAAGGTGATCATCCAAGTTGCACCCGCTCTTGAAGCGGATCTCATAAAACAGGAGGCTGCTCACGGTTGAACCTCGGTCCGGCAAGGGTTGGGCTCGGGTTGCTCCGCGAACCGGCTAGGAAAGGGCGGCGAGGGCCAACGCGAACCGATTCACCCCTCACCCGCCAGTTCCCGGGCGTACGCGACGAACCGCTCGACGGTTTCGTCTTCCGGGCCTTTCCGCCACGCCAGCCCGTACCGGATTTTCATCCGCGTTCCCAGCAGCGGCAAAAAAATCACCCCCGGGGCCGGCAACCGGCTGATGTGCTCGGGAAAAATGGACAACCCAAAACCGGCCGCCACGTATTGGACGCCCGTCCGGACGCGGTCAACCTCCTGAACGATTCGGGGCGCAAAACCGCCGGCTTGAAAGAAACGGGCAAGCCACGCTCGGAAACTGGGCGAGTTCTGGCGTGAAGTCAGAATGAAGCCCTCATCGCGCAGTGCGCTGAGTTTCACGGCGGCGCGGCACGCCAAGGGGTGATCGCTCGGTATGCCGAGAAGCGGCCGTTCCTCCGCAATGCACTCGACGTGCAGGCCGGGCGGCGGCCGTGCTTCGACGGCTCCGATGAAGCCGACGTCGAGTTTGCGTGCCAGCAGAGCTTCGATCTGCACCGCCGGCACCATCTCCGATAAGGTCACTTCCGTTGCCGGGTAGGCCTGCCGGAAACGCCGGAGGATCCGCGGCATCCATTCGTGGCTTTGCGCCCCGCTGAATCCGACCGCCAACGTGCCGTAGCCCGCCTGGCCAACCCGGCGGGCGTGGCGCACGGCGTCATCCGCCGCCCGCAGAATGCCAAGCGCGCTTTCCTGAAACGCCCGGCCGGCCGGCGTCAGCCTTACCCGCCGGCTATTCCGGTCGAAGAGCGCGACGCCGATCTGCTGCTCCAGATCGTGCACCTGAGCGCTCACGGCCGATTGCGCCACGTGCAGCGTCTGAGCCGCCCGCGTGAAGCTGAGTTCATCCGCAACGGCGACAAAATATCGCAAATGACGCAGCTCCACGTGGTCCTCCGGGACGGGTTGATCTCTTTTAAAGATAACAGCTAGCGAAACAAGCTATTTTTCTGATCGTGCCACCGCCCCGATATTTACGGCCTATGGAGATGGGGGTTGAGTTGATGAATCGGGTGAACCGTTCAGGTTGCGGTACGTTCCCCAAACCGGCCGGCCGGGCGGCATACGGGCAGCCGGCATCGTCCGGTGCGGCCAAGCCGCGCCGAAAGACGGCATGGTTGGGGCTGTGGATCATTCTGGTCGGACCTTTTCTGGGCACGATCGACTTTTTCATCGCGAACCTCGCCGTTCCCGTGATTCGACGCGAACTTCACGCGACGTTCAGCCAGGTCGAATTGATCATCGCCGGCTACGGATTGAGCTACGCCGTCTGCCTGATCACCGGTGGCCGGTTGGGGGACATTTTCGGGCGGCGCCGGACGTTCCTGCTCGGCATGGCGGGTTTCACCCTTGCCTCGGCGCTGTGCGGGTTCGCCCCGAATGCCTATGTGCTGGTTGCCTGGCGAATGCTCCAGGGGTGTAGCGCCGCGATGATGTTTCCGCAGGCGCTTTCGTACATCCACGTCACTTTTTCAGGGGCCCAAAAGCGGCTGGCTTTTTCACTTTACGGCGCCATGCTCGGATTTGGCTCCATCACCGGCCAGATCCTTGGCGGGCTGCTCATCCAGGCTAACCTGTGGGGACTGAGTTGGCGGCCGATTTTCCTGATCAATCTGCCTCTGGGATTGATTACGATCGTCGCGGCCAAGGCGTTGTTGACCGAATCCAAGGCGGATGATGCGCC from Verrucomicrobiota bacterium includes these protein-coding regions:
- a CDS encoding class I mannose-6-phosphate isomerase, which codes for MESCLTFAPVYMPRVWGGRALRTIFNRKLPVEKPIGESWELVDRADAQSVVNHGDLAGTTLHELWQERRSEVFGAGLAGERFPLLVKILDAATVLSVQVHPPAAVAQKLAGEPKCEIWYFVQASPGAAIYSGLKGGTTREGFERALADGSVVDCLHRLATRAGEFIFIPSGRLHAIDAGNVIFEIQQNSDTTYRVFDWNRLGLDGKPRRLHVDESLAAIDFDDHEPGLGQAEGEQLVHCRHFRVERWQLQTERRAHEPGHFAVFQVAQGVVRCGGRLFNAGDLFLVPAVSAATVAPVRGPVVLLRTVAG
- a CDS encoding polyprenyl synthetase family protein yields the protein MLFTRSALRASAAAKLQNAVELIRPQLATVEERIREQARAFDPAIEDYVAYACGTNGKRLRPVLVLLAGAATGPLESGHVDLAVILELIHLATLVHDDIMDGAEIRRSKPTTNAKWGNTLAVLLGDCLFAHALKLAASFPDNEICRRIAEAASNVCSGEIIQTRHRFDLKLTIPDYFRIIEMKTAALFAAAGELGAYVSDADPGLVLALKTYGLKLGTAYQVYDDCLDLAGSEDSVGKTLGLDLRRGKLTLPVLYLLQEASREEHRQFSEILLRATPENALADLVKEVVRRGCLRRAVETAKKMVIEAQTEIQPLARNRYAVALQDVAAFLSNTVDQLAAVA
- the radC gene encoding DNA repair protein RadC — encoded protein: MRHVTIQELPSQERPREKLLTRGIDSLTDAEILAILLRTGVSGKNAVTLAQDLLAHYGSLAQLARAPALELAGHHGVGQAKAVQLSAAFGLGSRLATEKAFGGALDTPELIYQLLWQEFRLLDRESLRVVLLDTRYRLIAVREVSRGTVNESLAHPREIFKPAITHSAYAFVLAHNHPSGDPSPSDADLRLTRKVREAAGLLQIQMLDHLICGVAGNGKPGYFSFKEAGLLG
- a CDS encoding response regulator, with the translated sequence MKSSPSDDARCPTPKRPLRILVVEDHADTRQSLALFLGVLGHQARFAQGLQEALALAAVEEPFDLLLSDLQLPDGDGWELLLRLREANRAPAWAIAISGWGSHQAKARSQAAGFRAHLVKPAPPQVLATVLREAAEGIQTAQSPHRCENRG
- a CDS encoding PAS domain S-box protein; its protein translation is MPEDFSGSSSESSVARPQAGDAPEAMPTPHPAASAEAAPGSGEALDERLDEVIPGPQEDGVPVVGLGGSAGSLGALQTFFQATPADSGLAFVVVVHLAPEHESALAEILQRATPMPVRQVREAVRVEPNCVYVIPSAKELSLAHGRLRLSEPWPERAKRGTVDLFFRALADAQGLRASAIVLSGANGDGAIGLKRVKERGGLTIAQEPGEAEHDGMPRAAIATGMVDWVLPAAEMPERLLGFYRQAERLRLPSEASPAEGSDAEAALREVLAFLRVRTGHDFNAYKRATVLRRLARRLQVNGLADLPSYVQFLRTHPGEAGALLQDLLISVTNFFRDPAAFQALDAEVPRFFHEKKGGDHVRVWVAGCATGEEAYSIAMLLAEHAAAQTSPPSIQVFATDLDEASLRAARAGLYPDTIAADVSEERLRRFFTPSPDGYRVNRALRETVLFAVHDVLRDSPFSHLDLVSCRNLLIYLNREAQGRALSLFHFALRPKGVLFLGSAESVDEASALFAARDKKHRLYARQAVERPVLPPPLPGAPTRPGALEPRLHPSLVKGRRPVPTALTPASPEPGGLDEPSPFMWEALHFRAVERFAPASLLIDSEHRIVHLSARADRYLQFSRGQPSLELLRVVHPMLRLELRTALFRAVQTGKPAEVGGVPVELDGALRRVTLRVQPAERLVPGLLLVIFEEQMVTELEQLEAAPAPPAEPVSRHLEAELEQLKAQQRATVEEYEASLEELKSSNEELQAINEELGTVNQELKARVEEVARANNDLQNLMAATDIATIFLDHQLRIQRYTPAAVKLFSLIQTDVGRPLADQRHRLDYASLDADAAQALEQLAPLEREVASAGSRWYLARLLPYRNAEDHVAGVVLTFVDITERKAAEEALRASEARLRLIVEGARDHAIFTVDIQGLVTSWNSGAEAILGYASAEIVGHSGDVIFTPEDRAGGTPQNERETARRAGHAEDERWYLRKDGSRFWGSGTMAPLPNGGRAPGFLKILRDLTAMHQAQLARRQAEERFRLLVHSVQDYAIILLNPGGRVTHWNEGAARLKGYAESEVLGRHVSMFYPPEQVAAGRPQRQLQEAAAHGRSHEEDWRVRKGGERFWGDELIVSLRDEETGTLLGFAKICRDLTERKAAEDERARLLAAEQAARKEAEEANRAKDRFLAALSHELRTPLTPIQLTLFALEQDAQFSAAARDALALIGRNVEVEAQLIDDLLDVSRVVHGKLELRPVPLDLHACVREGLEICRGDLAAKGLQVTVNLEASRPRLTGDPARLRQVFWNLLQNAAKFTPEGGAVTVRSRDLAGGGVAVEVADTGAGISPELLPRIFDAFERGASNVPLALGGLGLGLAIAQAIVQAHGGRLLAASAGEGQGATFTVELPAPA
- a CDS encoding LysR family transcriptional regulator; the encoded protein is MELRHLRYFVAVADELSFTRAAQTLHVAQSAVSAQVHDLEQQIGVALFDRNSRRVRLTPAGRAFQESALGILRAADDAVRHARRVGQAGYGTLAVGFSGAQSHEWMPRILRRFRQAYPATEVTLSEMVPAVQIEALLARKLDVGFIGAVEARPPPGLHVECIAEERPLLGIPSDHPLACRAAVKLSALRDEGFILTSRQNSPSFRAWLARFFQAGGFAPRIVQEVDRVRTGVQYVAAGFGLSIFPEHISRLPAPGVIFLPLLGTRMKIRYGLAWRKGPEDETVERFVAYARELAGEG